A genomic segment from Flavobacterium inviolabile encodes:
- a CDS encoding peptide MFS transporter: protein MSEKTVKQGHPKGLWVLFGTEMWERFNFYGMRALLTLFLVNSLMMKEEEASLIYGGFLGLCYLTPMLGGFISDRFLGNRNCIMLGGSLMAIGQLLLFTSATVFPSNLELAKTLMYAALGVIIFGNGFFKPNISSMVGSLYPKEEKSKLDTAFTIFYMGINIGAFLGQFICPIVGDVKDAGGMRDIHAFKWGFLAAALAMAIGTAVFFFLKNKYVVTPEGKPLGGLPSGHNAADFEEGEAQKAEFSSLSLIIAVIAFVGLGFFFHYVFGQNVIYSLIYSSGLTLAGLILSDKSLTKIERDRILVIYIVSFFVIFFWAAFEQAGSSLTFIADNQTDRNFFGWQMPPSMVQIFNGLFVVMLAVPFSILWDKLRAKGNEPISPMKQAFGLMLIAVSYFIIAYNVKDLGNSGLLAIKWLILLYLIQTCGELCLSPIGLSLVGKLSPKRFASLLYGVFFLSNASGYALAGTLGSILPATGDKFKKAEELGIDLQAVLDKTVTPTAEQLKLLADNQISAQYRVFAGFEIHNLFEFFMVFVILCGAASVVLFLLTPVLKKMMHGVK, encoded by the coding sequence ATGAGCGAAAAGACAGTAAAACAAGGACATCCAAAAGGACTTTGGGTATTATTCGGAACCGAAATGTGGGAGCGGTTCAACTTCTATGGAATGAGAGCATTGTTAACCTTATTCCTGGTTAACTCGTTAATGATGAAAGAAGAGGAAGCTTCCTTAATTTATGGTGGATTTCTTGGTTTATGCTATCTGACACCAATGTTGGGCGGTTTTATCTCCGACAGATTTTTAGGAAACAGAAACTGTATCATGCTGGGCGGGTCTTTAATGGCTATCGGACAGTTATTGCTTTTTACCAGTGCAACCGTATTCCCGTCTAACTTAGAGTTGGCAAAAACATTGATGTATGCTGCATTAGGTGTTATTATTTTCGGTAACGGATTCTTCAAACCGAATATTTCCAGTATGGTGGGAAGTTTGTATCCAAAAGAAGAAAAAAGCAAATTGGATACGGCTTTTACGATTTTCTACATGGGAATCAACATCGGAGCATTTTTAGGACAATTTATCTGTCCTATTGTTGGTGACGTTAAGGATGCAGGCGGAATGAGGGATATCCATGCGTTTAAATGGGGATTCCTTGCGGCTGCATTAGCAATGGCAATTGGTACCGCAGTATTCTTCTTCCTTAAAAACAAATATGTGGTAACGCCGGAAGGAAAACCGTTAGGAGGATTGCCTTCAGGACATAATGCGGCTGACTTTGAAGAAGGAGAAGCACAAAAAGCAGAATTCTCTTCCCTGTCATTAATCATTGCCGTTATTGCATTTGTAGGATTAGGATTTTTCTTCCATTATGTATTTGGACAAAACGTAATTTACTCGTTAATCTATTCCAGTGGTTTAACATTGGCAGGATTGATTTTATCGGATAAATCATTAACTAAAATTGAAAGAGACAGAATTTTAGTAATCTATATTGTTTCTTTCTTCGTGATCTTCTTCTGGGCTGCTTTCGAACAGGCAGGTTCTTCGTTAACCTTTATTGCCGATAACCAGACCGACAGAAACTTCTTCGGATGGCAGATGCCGCCGTCAATGGTGCAGATTTTCAACGGTTTATTCGTGGTGATGCTTGCAGTACCATTCAGTATCCTATGGGATAAATTAAGAGCAAAAGGAAACGAGCCGATTTCGCCAATGAAACAGGCTTTCGGATTAATGCTGATCGCAGTGAGTTATTTTATCATTGCTTACAATGTAAAAGATTTAGGAAACAGCGGATTGTTAGCCATCAAATGGTTAATCTTATTATACCTGATCCAGACGTGTGGGGAATTGTGTTTATCACCAATCGGACTATCATTGGTAGGTAAATTATCGCCAAAACGTTTTGCATCATTATTATACGGTGTATTCTTCCTGTCAAATGCTTCAGGATATGCTTTAGCAGGAACATTAGGATCTATTTTGCCGGCTACCGGAGACAAATTCAAAAAAGCAGAGGAGCTTGGAATCGACCTTCAGGCAGTATTGGATAAAACCGTTACACCAACGGCTGAGCAGTTAAAATTATTAGCAGACAATCAAATCAGCGCACAATACCGTGTTTTTGCCGGATTTGAGATCCATAACCTATTCGAATTCTTTATGGTATTCGTGATATTGTGTGGTGCTGCATCTGTTGTTTTATTCTTATTAACTCCGGTTCTTAAGAAAATGATGCACGGAGTAAAATAA